A region from the Drosophila ananassae strain 14024-0371.13 chromosome 2L, ASM1763931v2, whole genome shotgun sequence genome encodes:
- the LOC6505623 gene encoding transcription factor Ouib, which produces MSRNCRACGKFIFNLTPTDLFQDPDSVMLHQIEALTGLFLLGGSEFPAYICGPCELALMEAIRFRERVILTQKTLQSNPSVAFALDVLDINEIEGCIFLEEAPDQAVTQVVELVEEVPLDEEQTQEDPALLNQLQLDSCVDIHVVAEEVKEALSKPPTPATSVIFGDNKGKYQPRIDWNKLTEEETVAMKRERRKRDCICEQCGRHFSCPSNFKIHLLRHTGVKSFACPHCPQKFYTPHLVRRHQVIHTGERPYPCQYCDMAFNNVSGRIQHERIRHTSIKPYKCTECDKSFAVSGKLRTHMLSHTGIRSFHCESCKVSFIRRSHLMAHYRSKAHAQNSSMQEDASKPSDLDVETVLMIDSEIAQIP; this is translated from the exons ATGTCGAGGAATTGCCGCGCTTGCGGAAAATTCATCTTTAATTTAACGCCGACGGACCTGTTTCAGGATCCCGACTCGGTAATGCTCCATCAGATCGAGGCGCTAACGGGATTGTTC TTACTGGGGGGCTCCGAATTTCCCGCATACATTTGCGGACCATGCGAACTGGCCCTGATGGAAGCCATCCGCTTCCGCGAGCGAGTCATTTTAACACAGAAAACTCTGCAAAGTAATCCCAGTGTGGCGTTCGCATTGGATGTCCTCGatataaatgaaattgaagGATGTATTTTCTTGGAGGAAGCTCCGGATCAGGCAGTTACCCAGGTTGTGGAGTTGGTCGAGGAGGTGCCTCTGGATGAGGAGCAGACGCAGGAAGACCCGGCACTGCTGAACCAGTTACAACTGGATTCATGTGTAGACATTCATGTGGTAGCTGAGGAAGTTAAGGAAGCACTAAGTAAACCACCCACTCCTGCAACATCTGTGATATTTGGCGACAATAAGGGAAAATACCAACCCCGCATTGATTGGAATAAGCTCACTGAGGAGGAAACTGTGGCCATGAAGCGGGAACGCCGCAAGAGGGACTGCATTTGTGAGCAGTGCGGCAGACATTTCTCCTGTCCCAGTAACTTTAAGATTCATCTACTACGGCACACCGGCGTAAAGAGCTTTGCCTGCCCCCACTGTCCCCAAAAGTTCTACACACCTCATTTGGTTCGGCGCCACCAGGTGATACACACGGGTGAGCGACCGTATCCATGTCAATATTGCGATATGGCCTTCAACAACGTGAGCGGACGTATCCAGCATGAGCGCAT CCGCCACACATCCATTAAGCCCTACAAATGTACTGAATGTGATAAAAGCTTTGCCGTAAGTGGGAAGTTGCGGACACACATGCTCAGCCACACAGGAATACGCTCTTTTCA CTGTGAATCCTGCAAAGTGTCGTTTATCCGACGCTCCCACCTGATGGCCCATTACCGCTCCAAGGCCCATGCCCAGAATTCAAGCATGCAGGAGGATGCTTCCAAGCCGTCGGATCTGGACGTGGAGACCGTGCTGATGATTGACTCGGAAATAGCTCAAATTCCTTGA
- the LOC6505901 gene encoding N-acetyltransferase 9-like protein, with protein sequence MRLNEKTKLIGRRIVLVPYEALHVPKYHKWMSDEELRHLTASEPLTLEEEYQMQKSWREDSDKLTFIVLDAEAYSRDQDEIAAMVGDTNLFLHLDPDTDQQVAEAEIMIAEPSARGKGFGREAMLLMLKYAQSQSQLKLDKFEVKIDMQNTTSLHLFKSFRFAETRRVEVFQEVTLERPITPEWTSWLDEQVQLRTETY encoded by the coding sequence ATGCGTCTGAATGAGAAAACGAAATTAATTGGTCGGCGGATAGTCCTAGTCCCTTATGAAGCACTCCATGTACCCAAATACCACAAGTGGATGAGCGACGAGGAACTGAGGCACCTGACTGCCTCAGAACCACTGACTTTGGAGGAAGAGTATCAGATGCAGAAAAGTTGGCGCGAGGACAGTGACAAGCTAACTTTCATCGTCCTGGACGCGGAAGCCTACTCCCGCGACCAGGATGAAATCGCAGCCATGGTGGGGGACACCAATCTCTTCCTACATCTCGATCCAGACACCGACCAACAAGTGGCCGAGGCCGAGATCATGATTGCCGAGCCATCGGCCAGGGGCAAGGGCTTCGGACGCGAGGCCATGCTCCTGATGCTCAAATACGCgcaatcccaatcccagctAAAGCTGGACAAGTTCGAGGTGAAGATCGACATGCAAAACACCACCTCCCTGCATTTATTTAAGAGCTTTCGTTTCGCGGAGACACGTCGGGTGGAGGTGTTTCAAGAGGTCACCCTGGAGCGGCCGATCACGCCGGAGTGGACTAGCTGGCTTGACGAACAAGTGCAGCTACGAACCGAGACCTATTAG